In Corylus avellana chromosome ca2, CavTom2PMs-1.0, the following proteins share a genomic window:
- the LOC132171893 gene encoding uncharacterized protein LOC132171893, which yields MSKKKASGNTMTLKDFHGGSIPTDLPLPSAPGVIVRPSDRPGYERPNAWGNPMGRPDHRTRPHSSPATRHFDDKTPFLAHTVRIGRNFDEDERKPLDGVSAPRRTVSDESIQVLPARAEPKPEYGAVGGLSGRQGNSYAEKVNEAAYAGVGSQNLGGNGGQGVGGAYPNVWAVRKEAAGVSEPVQQSAWSGPTAVLKLAHASALEKVSSGRWQSKHSFHSQADIEVVMSSETESGFQSKSYVNSSYDRVDVVGVREHYDTTLARQTERVLNVEDGVRVARKELPDYGRAGAPMHSEVKERNPAILIDRTQLAHNDGKLGGSELQPPVPPEPSERPKLKLLPRTKPLESSEQPVVDHTQGHQRVSDIVHAETVNEAYANTNPAKPSIASSDSGKQAVERSKLNLKPKLNLKPRSQPVEQSEGNIERERNAVFGGARPRELVLKERGLDDVGINHDLVQQSDRQIEHNVPRTERVHGHAIPAHYSEKTENPLLDQRTGKRLERKDQRQDTERVDMQRRNWRNESRRNNREPEKQQQQQVERPPSPETWRKPVEQPKPASPDSSGLRYGKAASAVELAQAYSRSVSDPKTADRFSVQRGLPSRTQMPFSRLMGPTPRPQINGY from the exons atgtCGAAGAAGAAAGCGAGTGGGAACACGATGACTCTCAAGGACTTCCATGGCGGCTCTATCCCCACTGATCTCCCTCTCCCCTCTGCTCCAGGCGT aaTTGTGAGGCCGTCGGATCGTCCGGGTTACGAGCGCCCGAACGCGTGGGGAAACCCGATGGGGAGACCCGACCACCGCACTCGGCCGCACTCGTCGCCTGCGACGAGGCATTTCGACGATAAGACTCCGTTTCTCGCACATACCGTGCGCATTGGCCGGAACTTCGACGAAGATGAGCGGAAGCCCCTTGATGGGGTCTCTGCCCCCCGCCGGACTGTCAGTGATGAGAGCATTCAGGTCCTGCCTGCCCGTGCTGAGCCAAAGCCTGAGTATGGGGCAGTCGGGGGTTTATCGGGTCGGCAGGGGAATTCATATGCAGAGAAGGTCAACGAGGCGGCTTATGCTGGGGTTGGTTCACAGAATTTAGGTGGGAATGGTGGGCAGGGAGTTGGTGGGGCTTATCCGAATGTGTGGGCGGTGAGGAAGGAGGCGGCGGGGGTTAGTGAACCGGTGCAACAATCTGCCTGGTCTGGACCAACTGCTGTTTTGAAGTTGGCTCATGCCAGCGCGCTTGAGAAGGTATCTTCGGGTAGATGGCAATCGAAGCATTCATTCCATTCTCAGGCAGATATTGAGGTTGTTATGTCATCCGAAACAGAGAGTGGCTTTCAGTCCAAGAGTTATGTTAATAGCAGCTATGATAGGGTGGATGTTGTGGGTGTGAGAGAACATTATGACACAACATTGGCGAGGCAGACGGAGAGGGTTCTGAATGTTGAGGATGGGGTTCGGGTTGCTAGGAAGGAGTTGCCAGATTATGGACGGGCTGGGGCTCCTATGCATTCAGAAGTAAAAGAGAGGAACCCGGCAATTCTTATAGATAGGACTCAACTGGCTCATAATGATGGAAAACTTGGTGGATCTGAATTGCAGCCCCCAGTGCCTCCAGAACCATCAGAGCGACCTAAGTTGAAGTTGCTTCCAAGAACAAAGCCACTTGAAAGTTCAGAGCAGCCTGTTGTTGATCATACACAG GGGCATCAACGGGTGAGTGACATTGTTCATGCTGAAACTGTTAATGAAGCCTATGCAAACACGAATCCTGCAAAACCTAGCATAGCTAGCAGTGACAGTGGGAAGCAGGCTGTGGAGCGTTCCAAATTGAATTTAAAGCCCAAGTTGAATTTAAAGCCTCGGTCACAACCCGTTGAGCAATCAGAAGGAAACATTGAAAGAGAGAG GAATGCAGTATTTGGTGGTGCTCGCCCACGAGAACTG GTTCTGAAGGAGCGAGGGCTAGACGATGTTGGGATCAACCATGACTTGGTTCAACAATCTGATAGGCA GATTGAACATAATGTTCCCAGGACTGAAAGAGTTCATGGGCATGCAATTCCTGCACATTACAGTGAAAAAACGGAGAATCCTCTTCTTGATCAAAGGACTGGGAAGAGATTGGAGAGGAAAGATCAGCGGCAAGACACTGAGAGAGTTGATATGCAGAGGAGGAACTGGCGTAATGAGAGCCGGAGGAATAACAGAGAGCCCgagaagcagcagcagcagcaggtAGAGAGGCCACCTTCACCCGAGACTTGGCGCAAACCAGTAGAGCAGCCAAAACCAGCCTCCCCTGACTCCAGTGGTCTGCGCTATGGGAAAGCAGCTTCAGCCGTTGAGCTGGCTCAAGCATACTCTAGATCAGTCTCAGATCCAAAGACAGCCGATCGCTTTTCAGTCCAAAGGGGCCTTCCTAGCCGGACCCAAATGCCTTTTTCACGGCTGATGGGTCCAACCCCAAGACCTCAAATTAATGGTTACTGA